Proteins from a genomic interval of Labrus mixtus chromosome 24, fLabMix1.1, whole genome shotgun sequence:
- the LOC132959347 gene encoding cytochrome b-245 heavy chain gives MGNFAANEGLSIFVILVWLGINAFLFVHFYMAFLVERWFYTRVLLGHALSWARAPAACLNFNCMLILLPVCRNLLSFLRGSIQYCSRTAARQLDRNITFHKLVAYMIAFHTAVHIVAHLFNFEYFMDAQLNRNSSFLPYILSEIGNGNNTSYLNPIRTNETNPTIIMFTTIAGLTGVAITLALILIITSSMEVIRRSYFEVFWYTHHLFIIFFIGLVFHGFGRIVRGQTLTSLNASDPKACADQFENWGKNGSNCAVPVFAGNPPMTWKWVVGPMILYVCERLVRLYRSHQKVVITKVVMHPSKTLELQMKKKGFHMEVGQYVFIQCPSVSRLEWHPFTLTSAPEEDYFSAHIRIVGDWTEALYQACGGDKNETQEAWKLPKLAIDGPFGTASEDVFRYEVVMLVGAGIGVTPFASILKSVWYKRIQNNQEVFTKKIYFYWLCPETQAFEWFADLLQSLEGQMTEKDMADFLSYNIYLTRWKEAEAAHFRVQHEAEKDPITGLKQKTHYGKPNWDNEFANIASQHPGTKVGVFLCGPPALGKSLEKQSLSHSEANVKFIFNKENF, from the exons ATGGGGAACTTTGCAGCCAATGAGGGACTCTCTATCTTTGTCATT CTGGTGTGGCTGGGGATCAATgccttcctgtttgtgcatttctaCATGGCCTTCCTGGTGGAGAGATGGTTTTACACCAGAGTCCTGCTGGGG CATGCTCTGTCCTGGGCCAGAGCTCCCGCCGCCTGCCTCAACTTCAACTGTATGCTCATTCTGCTGCCAGTCTGCAGAAACCTGCTGTCCTTCCTCCGAGGCTCCATCCAG tacTGCAGCCGCACCGCAGCTCGACAACTCGATCGAAACATCACTTTTCACAAACTGGTGGCATACATGATCGCCTTTCATACAG CCGTGCACATCGTCGCACATCTGTTTAACTTTGAGTATTTCATGGACGCCCAGCTGAATCGAAACAGCAGCTTTCTACCCTACATCCTGTCTGAAATCGGCAACGGGAACAACACCTCCTACTTGAACCCCATTAGGACTAATGAGACG AACCCTACCATCATCATGTTCACCACCATCGCCGGTCTGACGGGCGTCGCCATCACGCTTgccctcatcctcatcatcacttCGTCCATGGAGGTCATCCGCAGGTCGTACTTCGAGGTGTTCTGGTACACACACcacctcttcatcatcttcttcatcgGGCTGGTTTTCCACGGCTTCGG GCGTATCGTGCGAGGACAGACGCTGACTAGTCTGAACGCAAGCGACCCCAAGGCTTGTGCCGACCAGTTTGAAAACTGGGGAAAGAACGGCTCCAACTGCGCCGTCCCGGTGTTCGCTGGAAACCCACCGATG ACGTGGAAGTGGGTGGTTGGGCCCATGATCCTCTACGTGTGTGAGCGCCTCGTCCGCCTCTATCGATCCCATCAGAAAGTGGTCATCACAAAG GTGGTGATGCACCCGTCTAAGACTCTGGAGCTGCAGATGAAGAAGAAGGGTTTCCACATGGAGGTGGGTCAGTACGTCTTCATCCAGTGTCCGTCCGTCTCCAGGCTGGAGTGGCACCCGTTCACCCTGACCTCCGCCCCCGAGGAGGACTACTTCAGCGCCCACATCCGAATCGTCGGTGACTGGACCGAGGCGCTGTACCAAGCCTGCGGGGGGGACAAAAACGAGACTCAGGAGGCCTGGAAACTGCCCAA gttGGCCATTGACGGCCCGTTCGGCACAGCCAGTGAGGACGTGTTTCGCTACGAGGTTGTAATGCTGGTCGGCGCGGGAATCGGCGTGACTCCTTTCGCCTCCATCCTCAAGTCTGTTTGGTACAAACGCATCCAGAACAACCAGGAGGTCTTCACCAAGAAG ATCTACTTCTACTGGCTGTGCCCCGAGACGCAGGCCTTCGAGTGGTTTGCAGACCTGCTGCAGTCTCTGGAGGGTCAGATGACGGAGAAGGACATGGCCGACTTCCTCAGCTACAACATCTACCTCACCCGCTGGAAGGAGGCCGAG GCGGCTCATTTCCGTGTTCAACACGAGGCGGAGAAAGACCCAATCACAGGACTCAAACAGAAGACTCATTATGGGAAACCAAACTGGGACAATGAGTTTGCCAATATAGCATCACAGCACCCGGG aaCTAAAGTGGGCGTGTTCCTGTGCGGCCCACCTGCGCTGGGGAAATCCCTTGAAAAACAGTCTTTGTCTCACTCCGAGGCCAACGTCAAGTTTATCTTCAACAAGGAGAACTTTTAA